A genomic region of Gemmatimonadales bacterium contains the following coding sequences:
- a CDS encoding ABC transporter permease yields the protein MSGFGAFLAKERLEIVRTWRIWVIPGMLVFFAVTSPIIALVTPALLGSLAGSEPGMVIQIPDPTALDAYGQFLKNLSQLVILAVVIAGAGTVSAERSSGTAILVLTKPVSRAAFVLAKLASHLGLLVVSTAVAALITLVVTRALFPPIPAMPLFGAVALWLVHAALLVSAMTFFSVVFPSRGGAAGAGLAFFFGTLILAIWPAAARYSFIGLPGGVGAVVRSAPYAATWPVVTGVVATVAFAIAAVWAFRRQEL from the coding sequence ATGAGCGGGTTCGGAGCGTTCCTCGCGAAAGAGCGGCTGGAGATTGTGCGGACCTGGCGGATCTGGGTGATTCCCGGGATGCTGGTGTTTTTCGCGGTGACCAGCCCGATCATTGCGCTGGTGACGCCCGCGCTTCTGGGCTCGCTGGCCGGCAGCGAGCCCGGGATGGTGATTCAGATTCCGGATCCCACCGCGCTCGACGCCTATGGGCAGTTCCTCAAGAATCTCTCGCAGCTGGTGATCCTGGCAGTCGTGATCGCGGGGGCAGGCACCGTCTCGGCCGAGCGCTCGAGTGGAACAGCCATTCTGGTGCTCACCAAGCCGGTGTCGCGGGCTGCGTTCGTGCTGGCCAAACTGGCGTCGCACCTCGGGCTCCTGGTGGTCTCGACCGCGGTGGCTGCCCTCATCACGCTGGTGGTGACGCGGGCGCTCTTTCCGCCGATTCCCGCGATGCCATTGTTCGGGGCCGTGGCCCTGTGGTTGGTCCATGCGGCGCTCCTGGTGAGCGCCATGACCTTCTTCTCGGTGGTATTTCCGTCGCGCGGTGGGGCCGCTGGTGCGGGGCTGGCCTTCTTCTTTGGAACCCTGATTCTGGCGATCTGGCCGGCGGCTGCCCGTTACAGCTTCATCGGGTTGCCTGGGGGTGTCGGCGCGGTGGTGCGCTCGGCGCCGTACGCCGCGACCTGGCCGGTTGTCACTGGCGTCGTCGCCACCGTGGCGTTTGCGATTGCGGCCGTCTGGGCCTTCCGTCGCCAGGAGCTTTGA
- a CDS encoding PLDc_N domain-containing protein — protein MLQSIAERLGGIPIAGVVALLALALVQVPLQIFALVDLLRRPAGFGGRKWLWALIIVLAGLIGAIAYLVRGRRVEAMPDDAGDAGAAARARALERLYGRGSDR, from the coding sequence GTGCTTCAGTCGATCGCTGAACGGTTGGGTGGGATTCCGATTGCCGGCGTCGTGGCGCTGCTGGCGCTCGCGCTGGTCCAGGTCCCGCTCCAGATCTTTGCGCTGGTGGACCTGTTGCGCCGCCCGGCGGGGTTCGGCGGTCGCAAGTGGCTTTGGGCGCTGATCATCGTGCTCGCCGGTCTCATCGGTGCGATCGCCTACCTTGTTCGGGGACGGCGGGTTGAGGCTATGCCGGACGACGCGGGCGACGCCGGCGCCGCGGCTCGAGCTCGAGCGCTCGAACGGCTCTATGGTCGCGGCTCCGACCGGTGA
- a CDS encoding ABC transporter ATP-binding protein: protein MTTPAAVEIRDLGKRFRETVALDAVTLDVPAGSVFGFLGPNGAGKTTTIRILTGLAQATHGSARVLGRDVGSIDDGVRSRIGFLPDVPGFYEWMTGREFLRFAGRLFGLAGAELSERVEALLEMAGLASVTTRIGGYSRGMKQRLGVAQALINAPDLLFLDEPTSALDPIGRREVLEMIASLRGRTTVFFSTHILADVERVCDTVAILDRGRVVASASVTELKQRAGVDRVAVTVDRDADALARQLEGAPWLAEADVAGATVRLTVRDRDMAAREIPRVVASLGLGLHRLEAVEVSLEEVFVSLVGRGAP, encoded by the coding sequence GTGACCACCCCAGCGGCTGTCGAGATCCGCGACCTTGGTAAGCGGTTTCGCGAAACGGTGGCGCTCGACGCCGTCACGCTCGACGTACCGGCCGGCTCTGTCTTCGGCTTTCTCGGCCCTAATGGGGCTGGCAAAACCACCACCATTCGAATCCTGACCGGGTTGGCCCAGGCAACCCACGGCAGCGCGCGGGTCCTGGGTCGGGACGTCGGGTCCATTGATGACGGGGTGCGGAGCCGGATCGGGTTTCTGCCCGATGTGCCTGGCTTCTATGAGTGGATGACCGGCCGCGAGTTTCTGCGGTTTGCCGGCCGGTTGTTCGGCCTCGCTGGTGCGGAGTTGTCGGAGCGGGTCGAGGCGTTGCTGGAAATGGCGGGGCTGGCGTCGGTCACCACCAGGATCGGTGGCTACTCGCGAGGCATGAAGCAGCGGCTGGGCGTGGCGCAGGCGCTCATCAACGCGCCGGATCTGCTCTTTCTCGATGAGCCGACCAGCGCCCTCGACCCGATCGGTCGTCGTGAGGTGCTCGAGATGATCGCGTCGCTCCGGGGCCGGACCACGGTGTTTTTCTCGACGCACATCCTCGCGGATGTCGAGCGGGTCTGCGATACGGTTGCGATTCTCGATCGCGGGCGGGTCGTTGCCAGCGCGTCGGTGACCGAGCTCAAACAACGGGCCGGGGTCGATCGGGTCGCGGTCACGGTCGACCGCGATGCGGATGCGCTAGCTCGGCAGTTGGAGGGTGCGCCCTGGTTGGCGGAGGCCGATGTTGCGGGTGCCACGGTGCGGCTCACCGTTCGCGATCGGGACATGGCGGCGCGCGAGATTCCCCGGGTGGTGGCGTCGCTCGGCCTCGGGCTCCACCGGCTCGAAGCGGTGGAGGTGAGTCTGGAAGAGGTGTTCGTCAGTCTGGTGGGGCGGGGGGCGCCATGA
- a CDS encoding SDR family NAD(P)-dependent oxidoreductase produces MMGTRIEGHVIITGAAGGLGEAVLDALVSAGATCHVPVRGAVPSTLAGRAGVVPIGSVDLADEASVERLFADLPPLVASIHLVGGYEAKPIAETTREVLDRQLSINLVTTFLSCREAIKALRRSGGGRIVNVGARVSEVPMAGSAAYTAAKGAVAALTRALAEEVRQEGILVNAVAPSIIDTPANRAAMPAANHDRWPKPAELAQAILWLASTENALTSGAIVPVYGRA; encoded by the coding sequence ATGATGGGGACACGGATCGAAGGGCATGTGATCATCACGGGTGCCGCAGGTGGTCTGGGCGAGGCGGTGCTCGACGCGCTCGTCAGCGCGGGTGCGACCTGCCATGTACCCGTTCGCGGCGCGGTGCCGTCGACCCTTGCGGGTCGGGCCGGCGTGGTGCCGATCGGGTCCGTCGATCTTGCGGATGAAGCGAGCGTCGAGCGGCTCTTTGCGGACCTGCCTCCGCTCGTGGCCTCGATTCACCTGGTCGGCGGCTACGAGGCCAAACCAATAGCGGAAACGACCCGCGAAGTGCTCGATCGTCAGCTGAGCATCAACCTGGTGACGACCTTCCTGTCGTGTCGCGAGGCGATCAAGGCGCTGCGGCGGTCAGGGGGCGGCCGGATCGTCAATGTCGGGGCTCGGGTGTCCGAGGTACCGATGGCCGGCTCGGCTGCGTACACGGCGGCCAAGGGGGCGGTTGCCGCGCTGACCCGGGCTCTGGCCGAAGAGGTGCGACAGGAGGGGATTCTCGTGAATGCCGTGGCCCCGTCGATCATCGATACCCCCGCCAACCGCGCTGCGATGCCGGCCGCGAACCACGACCGCTGGCCCAAGCCGGCCGAACTTGCTCAGGCGATTCTCTGGCTCGCGTCGACCGAGAACGCGCTCACCTCAGGCGCGATCGTTCCGGTGTACGGTCGTGCCTGA